The Cyanobacteriota bacterium region TACACTTAGAAAATCGTTCTCAGCTTGTACGCTATGCCTTTGAGCAGGGGTATGGTGTTCCCGCTGAGGAAACCGCTTCCTAGGTGCTATGACCAGTGTTTCCTCAAATTTGCCATTAACTCAAGGTGTATCCGATTCCTCATCGATTGACCCAGTAGCAGACTTAGTGTCCCAACTGGCTGCCGAGTCTGTCAAAAACCAGTTGCGATTAATTCGGGAGTTGGCTGACAAGGGGCAGCTTGGCCTTCAGGTGTTACTTGCATTTTTGGTTGCCCGTCGTGGTCAATTTCCCACGATCGCTGACGGATCCGCTTATCAGGCATTAGTAGCCGCTCAGTCCGAGCAGATTGCCGCTAGCTTGCAGGCGCAGTTCCCCCAAGGGCTTGTGCCCATGGAATCCGTAGCAAATGTCAACTACTTACCCCTACAGCAGGCATTGGCCGCCCAAGATTTTCAAACTGCTGATCGCTTGACCTTACAGGCGCTGTGCGAACTAGCTGGCAGTGCCGCGGTTCAACGTAAGTGGCTTTACTTTAGCGAAGTCAAGACCTTTCCAGTGACTGACCTACGCACGATCGATACCCTCTGGCGAATTTACTCCGAAGATAAATTCGGGTTTTCGATACAGCGGCAACTGTGGCTGAGTGTAGGCAAAAACTGGGATGCACTATGGGTTAAGATTGGGTGGAAATCAGGCAACGAATGGACTCGGTATCCCCAGGGGTTTACCTGGAACCTGTCAGCACCAAAAGGACACCTACCCTTATCGAATCAGTTGCGTGGTGTGCAGGTGCTAGCATCCTTACTGAACCATCCTGCTTGGGACACGTAATGTTTTTATTCCTGTCAAAGCTATTGCCTCTGTTTATTTATCCCCTAGGGTTGTCTTGCCTGCTGTTGGTTGTGGCATTAGTCACTCTGTGGAAATGGCCCAGAGTAGCTGCTAGCACTATTGTAGGTGCGTTGGTGCTTTTACTGGGTAGCAGTAATGCCTGGGTCAGTGATAGCATAACTAAGTTCCTAGAGCGACAATATATACCTGCTGCCCTGCCGGTCGCAGATGCCATTGTTGTCCTGGGTGGGGGCATTAAACCACCCCATCCACCCCGTCCTGCGCCTGATGTTGCTGAACCGGGCGATCGCATCCTTTACGGCGCTCAGTTGTATAACGATGGCAAGGCTCCTTGGTTAATTTTGTCAGGGGGTAGAGTTGTATGGCGACAAAGCGGAGAATCAGAATCTGCTGATATGGCAGTGTTAGCTCAACGATTAGGAGTACCAGCATCGGCAATTATAGAGGAGCCAACATCACTCAATACCTATGAGAATGCCGTGAATATAAAGCAAATCTTGGATGCACGGAAACTAAAACGAGTTTTGTTGGTAACCTCTGCCTTACACATGCCCCGATCGCTGCTGATTTTCCAGAAACAGGGCATTGAGGCCATTCCTGCCCCCACTGATTTCCTTGTTGCTGATGAACCCTTGCCTCCAGAAGGAGAGCCAATTCAGGCGATTGTCCTCAAGACGCTGCCGGATGCTGCCAAGTTGCATCAGATTAGCCTTGCTCTCAAGGAATACATTGGGCTAGTTGTGTATTGGCTCAAGGGATGGCTTTAACTGTGACCAATATTCTCTCTATAGACTAATAGACTAGGCTTCATCCAGCAGGTGTTGGATGCTCATGGACGGCTATGTAGGTGCTGTTCCCCCTTTATCAAGCAGAGAATAGATGATACCCGTAGCCCCGTCAGATATAGCAATCTAGGGCTATTGGCTAAAGAGTATCAGTGAAGAGTTGATCGGGGGTCAATGTCAAAGCGGGCACAACTAGGGATGAAATGGGAGCGTTTCCAGTGAAGACAATCGATTCATAGACCCCTTCTACCCAGTGGCAAACCGTAATCTGGCGTTCTTCTGGATCAACAATCCAATATTCACTAATGCAGCGGGCGGCATATTCGGTGTATTTGTGGCGGTAGTCACGGTTGCGATCGACAATACCAGGGGACACCACCTCAATAATTAGAGCAGGCGGTGGCATATCTCTGGTAATCACGGCTCTAGAAAGACCTTTCAACGCAGCAAATGATTCTTCGGTATGCACCATCAAGTCCGGTAAGCGACACCGAGCAAGCCGACCGCTCACTTCAATTTCTGTATCTTTATGGGCGATTAAATAGTAGGGAAGGTGTTTTAGGAGTTCGATGTAGAGCCGTTGGGCGATGCGATTATTTTCAGGACTTTCGGTGGGCATCTCTACTAGCTCTCCATCCTCTAGTTCGTAGCGGGTATCACTACCGTCGTTGTAGGCGAGGTAGTCTTCAAAGGTAAGGGGTTTGAGGCTCAAACTTGGAGTTTGGGTCATGGCAGCAATATGAACAAGTTGGTGTTTATTGTAAGGCCAATTTTTCTATTTCTGGCTCTACAGACATACGGTCTAGACTCAGATCCATCAGCGTTCCCTATGCAGGAGCTATCAGTGAAACTGCCCTTTGGGGCTAGCAAGCGTCTAGTGTGATAGCTCAGAGCATGGGGTGAGAGTGGGATGCCAGTCGGGGAAAACCTTTTAAGGAGATCAGCCAGATGCTAATAGTCTTACCGATTCATAGTTAGCGAGGGGCTA contains the following coding sequences:
- a CDS encoding GUN4 domain-containing protein, whose translation is MTSVSSNLPLTQGVSDSSSIDPVADLVSQLAAESVKNQLRLIRELADKGQLGLQVLLAFLVARRGQFPTIADGSAYQALVAAQSEQIAASLQAQFPQGLVPMESVANVNYLPLQQALAAQDFQTADRLTLQALCELAGSAAVQRKWLYFSEVKTFPVTDLRTIDTLWRIYSEDKFGFSIQRQLWLSVGKNWDALWVKIGWKSGNEWTRYPQGFTWNLSAPKGHLPLSNQLRGVQVLASLLNHPAWDT
- a CDS encoding YdcF family protein — its product is MFLFLSKLLPLFIYPLGLSCLLLVVALVTLWKWPRVAASTIVGALVLLLGSSNAWVSDSITKFLERQYIPAALPVADAIVVLGGGIKPPHPPRPAPDVAEPGDRILYGAQLYNDGKAPWLILSGGRVVWRQSGESESADMAVLAQRLGVPASAIIEEPTSLNTYENAVNIKQILDARKLKRVLLVTSALHMPRSLLIFQKQGIEAIPAPTDFLVADEPLPPEGEPIQAIVLKTLPDAAKLHQISLALKEYIGLVVYWLKGWL
- a CDS encoding Uma2 family endonuclease, with product MTQTPSLSLKPLTFEDYLAYNDGSDTRYELEDGELVEMPTESPENNRIAQRLYIELLKHLPYYLIAHKDTEIEVSGRLARCRLPDLMVHTEESFAALKGLSRAVITRDMPPPALIIEVVSPGIVDRNRDYRHKYTEYAARCISEYWIVDPEERQITVCHWVEGVYESIVFTGNAPISSLVVPALTLTPDQLFTDTL